One part of the Ornithodoros turicata isolate Travis chromosome 2, ASM3712646v1, whole genome shotgun sequence genome encodes these proteins:
- the LOC135384200 gene encoding neprilysin-2-like, whose product MAGSRNAPTRPPTHDSGFFGPEAGFFAQEPPVWPMNGFYSQPRRVFPAPAFNRQLFRPSPELYARPPSGYCFAVPRYFQRSARLVVPSNRSLQGTYADPLQSVSQTHYSTDEQELDEVALSVPTEDNSQEPETEEATRWKDMGRRANTTQLTTGTTTSKLPPCTSEACQSEGRYLGGNLNSSVHPCDDFYSHVCSSNWYNGSTAGTYVSRASRVVLHSLWSYLKSEPVNMSSTSFLSQAAFLARGCMEGPKRDSEWAAFKTILSDLDIPGWPYYSDVPNINPHDVAKVADKLLGIATFVTLVLRQRSWDHELELHVDSPHIFLRRFEALQPRGNLTTYTEFVYKVLSLRRLASREIRDLAAEIVKLEEMMSEVAADSMRSVPVAHATRPLRSFKTVRNWDWFRYFSYFAEGTPSVPLTNVVVLDPVYLDQLTVILPEIHRRTLINYIGYRLAIYLSPLLPANKAHFILPITHPIALTKDASERLAACMFMLERVYPFGVRSITWSALMQKGQSPNLDDEELADDLKRLQDVSRFEIKQAALSAPWLNTNESRIASLKIERMEIELMPSKTDLTLPASTFSPSLPEQRELLTTYYKLLRFIRTQYWSGGDPTHFQARMSPSESVFRPGFSYDPQRNVITLSPATVVFGARLSRRIEAASVPFLLTALIRGMLSAIDIRGSTVDGDGAVRKWWSMSSQGAFLSRSWCIQGEFVESVKTYVKEPDESLFLYENVADNAVLRPLFNIFQKFAHRENRLVGVPGLPDGTTNQKLFFMDYASMFCEPTRSVVRKKMQLRYKISAPAKFRVNGPLKRFKPFAKVYECAEGTKMNPSRRCTFW is encoded by the exons ATGGCCGGTAGTCGTAATGCACCAACTCGACCGCCCACTCACGACAGCGGGTTCTTCGGTCCGGAAGCAGGCTTCTTTGCCCAGGAGCCACCTGTCTGGCCAATGAATGGCTTCTACTCACAGCCACGTCGGGTGTTCCCAGCGCCTGCTTTTAACCGACAACTGTTCCGTCCATCTCCGGAGCTGTACGCCCGCCCTCCATCGGGATACTGCTTTGCGGTTCCTCGCTACTTTCAGCGGAGTGCTCGGTTGGTGGTCCCAAGCAACCGGAGTCTTCAAGGGACGTATGCAGATCCTTTGCAGTCGGTTTCACAAACGCATTACTCGACGGACGAGCAGGAGCTTGATGAAGTAGCGCTAAGCGTTCCCACAGAAGACAATTCCCAAGAGCCTGAGACCGAAGAAGCGACCAGATGGAAGG ACATGGGCCGCAGAGCCAACACTACCCAGTTGACCACAGGAACTACGACAAGCAAGCTCCCACCGTGTACTAGTGAGGCGTGTCAATCGGAGGGACGGTACCTGGGAGGGAACCTGAACAGCTCAGTGCACCCCTGCGATGACTTTTACTCCCACGTGTGTTCCTCAAATTGGTATAATGGAAGCACAGCCGGCACGTATGTTTCCAGGGCGTCCAGAGTCGTCTTGCACAGCTTGTGGTCTTACCTGAAGAGCGAACCAGTCAACATGTCGTCAACTTCGTTCCTGAGCCAAGCTGCCTTTCTTGCCCGTGGCTGCATGGAGGGACCGAAGAGGGACTCAGAATGGGCTGCCTTTAAGACCATTTTATCGGACCTAGACATACCTGGCTGGCCTTACTACAGTGACGTGCCGAACATAAACCCCCACGATGTAGCCAAAGTCGCCGATAAGCTGCTTGGCATAGCGACGTTCGTGACACTGGTGCTGCGACAAAGATCGTGGGATCACGAACTCGAGCTCCACGTCGACTCGCCTCACATCTTCCTCAGGCGTTTCGAGGCGCTTCAACCACGCGGTAATCTTACTACATACACTGAGTTTGTATATAAGGTGCTCTCGCTTCGGAGGCTGGCGTCTCGTGAGATACGTGATCTCGCTGCCGAGATAGTGAAGCTTGAAGAAATGATGTCAGAAGTCGCGGCTGATTCGATGCGGAGCGTTCCTGTCGCTCATGCTACGAGGCCTCTGAGATCATTCAAGACCGTGCGAAACTGGGACTGGTTTCGGTATTTTTCCTATTTCGCCGAAGGGACACCTAGCGTTCCTTTGACGAACGTCGTGGTTCTGGACCCCGTCTACCTCGACCAGCTCACGGTCATTCTCCCAGAAATTCATCGTCGTACTCTGATCAACTACATCGGCTATCGTTTAGCCATCTACCTATCTCCCCTCCTTCCGGCTAACAAGGCACACTTCATACTTCCGATCACTCACCCGATCGCGCTGACGAAAGATGCTTCAGAACGACTAGCAGCGTGCATGTTTATGCTCGAACGCGTCTATCCCTTCGGTGTCCGAAGTATAACGTGGTCAGCGCTGATGCAAAAGGGGCAATCGCCAAACCTCGACGATGAGGAACTAGCCGACGATCTCAAAAGGTTGCAAGACGTCTCACGCTTCGAAATCAAACAAGCTGCTCTTTCAGCCCCTTGGCTGAATACGAACGAGTCTCGCATCGCTTCCCTGAAGATCGAACGCATGGAGATAGAGCTGATGCCTTCGAAAACCGACCTCACTCTGCCGGCCTCGACGTTTTCGCCATCCCTCCCAGAACAGCGCGAACTGCTTACGACTTACTACAAGCTGCTTCGCTTCATTAGGACGCAGTACTGGTCAGGTGGCGACCCAACGCACTTCCAGGCACGCATGTCGCCGTCGGAGTCTGTGTTCCGCCCCGGCTTCTCGTACGACCCACAGCGTAACGTCATCACGCTGTCGCCAGCAACGGTTGTCTTCGGCGCGAGACTTTCGCGTCGTATCGAAGCCGCTTCGGTTCCATTCCTCTTGACTGCGCTCATTCGCGGGATGCTTTCTGCAATTGACATTCGCGGCAGCACTGTAGACGGCGACGGAGCCGTTCGCAAATGGTGGTCCATGAGCTCGCAGGGAGCGTTCCTGTCGCGTTCCTGGTGCATCCAGGGAGAGTTTGTCGAGAGCGTAAAGACGTACGTTAAGGAACCCGACGAATCCCTGTTCCTTTACGAGAACGTGGCAGACAATGCGGTCTTGCGACCGCTGTTCAATATATTTCAAAAATTCGCACATCGAGAGAACAGGCTGGTTGGCGTACCGGGACTTCCAGATGGAACGACGAACCAGAAGCTATTTTTCATGGACTACGCCTCCATGTTTTGCGAGCCCACCCGAAGCGTA